A part of Scophthalmus maximus strain ysfricsl-2021 chromosome 20, ASM2237912v1, whole genome shotgun sequence genomic DNA contains:
- the LOC118284619 gene encoding zinc finger and BTB domain-containing protein 26-like isoform X2 → MSGSSDTLKFRLPTHGDAVLGRINALREDHRFCDVTLLLGGPRRATVQPLHFHGHRVVLAASSDFLRDQFLLHQGRAELSVGVVSSVEVPLRELVNYLTTASALQMSHVVEKCAQAVSQYLSPTLAFLKPEGHSEEKEILQVASGWPGPSIQSREERDAAQPSTSHQEASAEEGDTIVIQSKSSKGAKVESQELREASEEGRAVKAEIQSSEDAACCFNTVKSEEVEVHTNKPSHQVHHTTSALRCELHPPTGVQDHVSSTTIGTQQEEVADSSHIPNEKPTVAAQLQERGELTGSSLFCVFGARPSISRRSGDELTEDSDGILVQRPFLCRRCDRVFQHLESYVGHLKEHRRHQCLVCGEGFTQRSNLSHHIHIHSGVKPFRCPLCHKTFSRKATLQDHFNLHTGAKPHRCKYCAVHFAHKPGLRRHLKDVHGKSNLQNMPKETGHLE, encoded by the exons ATGTCAGGCTCCTCTGACACTTTAAAGTTTCGTCTCCCTACCCACGGTGACGCCGTCCTCGGCAGAATCAACGCCCTGAGAGAGGACCACCGcttctgtgatgtcacactcCTTCTCGGGGGTCCACGGCGCGCCACTGTCCAGCCCCTCCATTTCCACGGCCACCGAGTGGTGCTCGCCGCGTCCTCGGACTTCCTGCGCGACCAGTTCCTGCTTCACCAAGGCCGGGCGGAGCTGAGCGTGGGTGTCGTCTCCAGCGTGGAG GTCCCTCTGAGGGAGCTGGTGAACTACCTCACTACAGCCAGTGCACTTCAGATGAGCCATGTGGTGGAGAAGTGTGCCCAGGCTGTGTCCCAGTACCTCAGTCCGACCCTGGCTTTCTTGAAACCGGAGGGACAttcagaggagaaggaaatcCTGCAGGTAGCCAGTGGCTGGCCAGGCCCCAGCATCCAAAGTCGGGAGGAAAGGGATGCAGCCCAACCCAGCACCAGTCACCAGGAAGCAAGTGCAGAGGAAGGGGACACCATTGTGATTCAGTCCAAGTCGAGCAAAGGAGCCAAGGTGGAAAGTCAAGAACTGAGGGAGGCtagtgaggaggggagggcggTTAAAGCTGAAATACAATCATCTGAAGATGCGGCCTGTTGTTTCAACACTGTGAAGTCAGAAGAAGTTGAAGTTCACACAAATAAGCCATCCCATCAAGTTCACCACACTACAAGTGCCCTGAGATGTGAGCTACACCCTCCTACAGGTGTACAAGATCACGTATCCTCCACAACCATAGGAACTCAACAGGAGGAGGTGGCCGACAGCTCCCACATCCCAAATGAAAAGCCCACAGTGGCCGCTCAACTGCAAGAACGTGGAGAGCTGACGGGCTCCAGTTTATTTTGCGTCTTTGGAGCACGTCCGTCAATCAGTCGTCGCTCTGGAGACGAGCTGACAGAAGATTCCGACGGCATATTGGTCCAGAGGCCATTCCTGTGCAGGAGGTGTGACAGAGTCTTCCAGCACCTGGAAAGCTACGTGGGACACTTGAAGGAGCACAGACGCCACCAGTGTTTGGTCTGCGGGGAGGGCTTTACCCAGAGGAGTAACCTGTCTCACCACATACACATCCACTCTGGTGTCAAGCCCTTCAGGTGCCCGCTGTGCCACAAGACGTTTTCTCGAAAAGCAACACTGCAAGACCACTTCAACCTGCACACAGGGGCCAAGCCCCATAGGTGTAAGTACTGTGCTGTACACTTTGCCCACAAGCCAGGCCTCAGGCGCCACCTGAAGGATGTTCACGGTAAGAGTAACCTGCAAAACATGCCTAAGGAGACTGGGCACTTAGAATAA
- the LOC118284619 gene encoding zinc finger and BTB domain-containing protein 26-like isoform X1, translated as MSGSSDTLKFRLPTHGDAVLGRINALREDHRFCDVTLLLGGPRRATVQPLHFHGHRVVLAASSDFLRDQFLLHQGRAELSVGVVSSVEVGKRLLLSCYTGLLEVPLRELVNYLTTASALQMSHVVEKCAQAVSQYLSPTLAFLKPEGHSEEKEILQVASGWPGPSIQSREERDAAQPSTSHQEASAEEGDTIVIQSKSSKGAKVESQELREASEEGRAVKAEIQSSEDAACCFNTVKSEEVEVHTNKPSHQVHHTTSALRCELHPPTGVQDHVSSTTIGTQQEEVADSSHIPNEKPTVAAQLQERGELTGSSLFCVFGARPSISRRSGDELTEDSDGILVQRPFLCRRCDRVFQHLESYVGHLKEHRRHQCLVCGEGFTQRSNLSHHIHIHSGVKPFRCPLCHKTFSRKATLQDHFNLHTGAKPHRCKYCAVHFAHKPGLRRHLKDVHGKSNLQNMPKETGHLE; from the exons ATGTCAGGCTCCTCTGACACTTTAAAGTTTCGTCTCCCTACCCACGGTGACGCCGTCCTCGGCAGAATCAACGCCCTGAGAGAGGACCACCGcttctgtgatgtcacactcCTTCTCGGGGGTCCACGGCGCGCCACTGTCCAGCCCCTCCATTTCCACGGCCACCGAGTGGTGCTCGCCGCGTCCTCGGACTTCCTGCGCGACCAGTTCCTGCTTCACCAAGGCCGGGCGGAGCTGAGCGTGGGTGTCGTCTCCAGCGTGGAGGTTGGTAAGAGGCTGCTCCTGTCGTGCTACACCGGGCTCCTGGAG GTCCCTCTGAGGGAGCTGGTGAACTACCTCACTACAGCCAGTGCACTTCAGATGAGCCATGTGGTGGAGAAGTGTGCCCAGGCTGTGTCCCAGTACCTCAGTCCGACCCTGGCTTTCTTGAAACCGGAGGGACAttcagaggagaaggaaatcCTGCAGGTAGCCAGTGGCTGGCCAGGCCCCAGCATCCAAAGTCGGGAGGAAAGGGATGCAGCCCAACCCAGCACCAGTCACCAGGAAGCAAGTGCAGAGGAAGGGGACACCATTGTGATTCAGTCCAAGTCGAGCAAAGGAGCCAAGGTGGAAAGTCAAGAACTGAGGGAGGCtagtgaggaggggagggcggTTAAAGCTGAAATACAATCATCTGAAGATGCGGCCTGTTGTTTCAACACTGTGAAGTCAGAAGAAGTTGAAGTTCACACAAATAAGCCATCCCATCAAGTTCACCACACTACAAGTGCCCTGAGATGTGAGCTACACCCTCCTACAGGTGTACAAGATCACGTATCCTCCACAACCATAGGAACTCAACAGGAGGAGGTGGCCGACAGCTCCCACATCCCAAATGAAAAGCCCACAGTGGCCGCTCAACTGCAAGAACGTGGAGAGCTGACGGGCTCCAGTTTATTTTGCGTCTTTGGAGCACGTCCGTCAATCAGTCGTCGCTCTGGAGACGAGCTGACAGAAGATTCCGACGGCATATTGGTCCAGAGGCCATTCCTGTGCAGGAGGTGTGACAGAGTCTTCCAGCACCTGGAAAGCTACGTGGGACACTTGAAGGAGCACAGACGCCACCAGTGTTTGGTCTGCGGGGAGGGCTTTACCCAGAGGAGTAACCTGTCTCACCACATACACATCCACTCTGGTGTCAAGCCCTTCAGGTGCCCGCTGTGCCACAAGACGTTTTCTCGAAAAGCAACACTGCAAGACCACTTCAACCTGCACACAGGGGCCAAGCCCCATAGGTGTAAGTACTGTGCTGTACACTTTGCCCACAAGCCAGGCCTCAGGCGCCACCTGAAGGATGTTCACGGTAAGAGTAACCTGCAAAACATGCCTAAGGAGACTGGGCACTTAGAATAA